The Deinococcus arcticus DNA segment CCACGGCGATGGTCACGGCCAGATACTGGTCGCCGGCCTCAGGCTGGAAGGTGTAGTCGCTGCGCTGCTGGTAGCCGCTGCGCGGATCATTGTTCTGGTAGTTGCTGGTGGTCTGCTCGGTAAAGGCGGCGCGGGCCTGGGTGGCCCAGGCGCCCACCTGACTGTCGGCCGTGGTGGCCGAGCCCTGGGCGCGCTGCACATTGCCGTACACCCAGCGTTCGGGGTGGCGCAGCAGCACCAGCGCGGCTTCCTGCAACATGCGGGTCAGGCCCTCGTTCGTGTCGGGGTCGCCGGTCTGGGCCACCCGGGCCAGGGCCCGCTTGACCTCCTCGCCCTCGGCCAGCAGCACCTGTACGCTCAGCGCCTGCGCGGTGCCGCTGACCGCGCTCAGGCCCCGCGCGCCGCTGCCGCCTAGGCCCCGGCGCAGGGCCCCCACCACCATAAAAATGACGCCGCCCATGATCAGCAGGCCGATCAGGCCAAAGCCGCCGCCGCCAGAGCCAAACCCGCCGCCGTAGCCGCCCCCGCCAATGATGATGGGCCCGCTGTAT contains these protein-coding regions:
- a CDS encoding DUF1517 domain-containing protein, translated to MTAQPPLFAPLRRFLLLSTLLLPLLLGLAHAQSGGGFGGRSSGSSGGGYGGGGGYSSPSRGGDYGGGYSGGYGGGYGGGYSGPIIIGGGGYGGGFGSGGGGFGLIGLLIMGGVIFMVVGALRRGLGGSGARGLSAVSGTAQALSVQVLLAEGEEVKRALARVAQTGDPDTNEGLTRMLQEAALVLLRHPERWVYGNVQRAQGSATTADSQVGAWATQARAAFTEQTTSNYQNNDPRSGYQQRSDYTFQPEAGDQYLAVTIAVAAHALAALPPAGVTTAQEARAALSAISSVAPGDLIRAEVIWSPDAPGEFLSEDEAIQKYPDLTRL